In Halorientalis sp. LT38, a genomic segment contains:
- a CDS encoding ribonucleoside-diphosphate reductase, giving the protein MTQVEDSSRDMRLDPDSFAQGYFKNAVYRHWDPYAIEGLKADKEQMIETAPEEDEFDTLRKSIARFGAGEEAVTEDLMPLGLVLDDINDQMFLSSQIYEEAKHTQFFDRYWREVINPAEEALGFEETRPTDQRFFNDHYVALFDKTEDAMERLLDDDSPEARVKAYCHYHLVVESVLAQTGYYGFQSAFSDKGSDEVAVKDWPNADGLVTGVEKIRSDEGRHVGFGMNKVRGYVQSGEVDADVVQETLQDLMPHVAGTFSDLTVGINPAPLVAYSRDKLTRRIEIITDADAEVPEVDELVKLDTDEGAAAD; this is encoded by the coding sequence ATGACACAGGTGGAGGACTCGAGCCGGGACATGCGTCTGGACCCGGATTCGTTCGCGCAGGGGTATTTCAAAAACGCCGTCTATCGCCACTGGGATCCGTACGCGATCGAGGGGCTAAAGGCGGACAAGGAACAGATGATCGAGACCGCGCCCGAGGAGGACGAGTTCGACACGCTCCGGAAGTCGATCGCGCGCTTCGGTGCCGGCGAGGAGGCGGTGACGGAGGACCTGATGCCGCTGGGGCTGGTGCTCGACGATATCAACGACCAGATGTTCCTCTCCAGTCAGATCTACGAGGAGGCCAAACACACGCAGTTCTTCGACCGCTACTGGCGCGAGGTCATCAACCCGGCCGAGGAGGCGCTGGGCTTCGAGGAGACGCGGCCGACCGACCAGCGGTTCTTCAACGACCACTACGTCGCGCTGTTCGACAAGACCGAGGACGCCATGGAGCGACTCCTCGACGACGACTCGCCCGAGGCACGCGTGAAGGCCTACTGCCACTACCACCTCGTGGTCGAGAGCGTCCTGGCCCAGACCGGCTACTACGGCTTCCAGTCGGCCTTTTCCGACAAGGGGTCGGACGAGGTCGCCGTCAAGGACTGGCCCAACGCCGATGGCCTGGTCACGGGCGTCGAGAAGATCCGCAGCGACGAGGGCCGACACGTCGGCTTCGGGATGAACAAGGTCCGGGGCTACGTCCAGTCTGGCGAGGTCGACGCGGACGTCGTCCAGGAGACGCTGCAGGACCTCATGCCCCACGTCGCCGGCACCTTCAGCGACCTGACCGTCGGCATCAACCCGGCACCGCTGGTCGCGTACTCCCGGGACAAACTCACCCGCAGGATCGAGATCATCACCGACGCCGACGCCGAAGTGCCGGAGGTCGACGAACTGGTCAAACTCGACACCGACGAGGGAGCCGCCGCGGACTGA
- a CDS encoding ABC transporter ATP-binding protein, which yields MTGRTDADANATPDEEVAAPALAMRNVTKTYGDVTALSGVDLTVAPGTIHALVGPNGSGKTTLFRIALGLTRPSSGTVDGPAGGIGPGFQRANVYRDLSVAENLDVFGAMTGGVDEDWRERLVETLRLSRVLNRRVGDLSGGFRQKLDLALAMLARPPVVFLDEPLGDLDDVSRANLLDLLAAYRDDGNAVVVSTHHVDAFADVLDRLTVLRDGTVLLDEDRTDVDLGEHDSLQALYVARTLAADGESADLI from the coding sequence ATGACGGGACGAACCGACGCCGACGCGAACGCGACGCCAGACGAGGAGGTGGCGGCACCGGCGCTCGCGATGCGAAACGTCACGAAGACCTACGGCGACGTGACGGCGCTCTCGGGGGTCGATCTCACGGTCGCGCCCGGGACGATTCACGCGCTGGTCGGTCCCAACGGCTCGGGCAAGACGACGCTGTTCCGGATCGCGCTCGGGCTCACCCGGCCCTCCAGCGGGACGGTCGACGGCCCCGCGGGCGGGATCGGGCCGGGGTTCCAGCGAGCGAACGTCTACCGCGACCTCAGCGTCGCGGAGAACCTCGACGTCTTCGGCGCGATGACCGGCGGGGTCGACGAGGACTGGCGCGAGCGACTCGTCGAGACGCTCCGGCTGTCGCGGGTACTGAACAGGCGGGTCGGCGATCTCTCGGGCGGGTTCCGGCAGAAACTCGACCTGGCGCTGGCCATGCTCGCCCGGCCGCCCGTGGTCTTTCTCGACGAACCGCTCGGCGACCTCGACGACGTCTCGCGGGCGAACCTGCTCGACCTGCTCGCGGCGTATCGCGACGACGGCAACGCGGTGGTCGTCTCGACGCATCACGTCGACGCCTTCGCGGACGTCCTCGACCGGCTGACCGTCCTCCGGGACGGCACCGTTCTCCTCGACGAGGACCGGACCGACGTCGACCTCGGCGAGCACGACTCCCTGCAGGCGCTGTACGTCGCACGCACGCTCGCGGCCGACGGCGAGTCGGCGGACCTCATTTAA
- a CDS encoding amidase, giving the protein MSIAFRSATDLADAIRTGEVSPVEVVEAFFERIDDRNDELNAYVNVLKHRAREQAREAEAAVEDGEDLGPLHGVPVAIKDLHMEIDGVPHTMGLAPLADNVAEESSVIVERLEEAGAIPLGTTNTPELGHTMRTYNELVGPTPTPFDPEGEYNAGGSSGGSAAALAAGLTPLATGSDVGGSLRNPASCCHVVSVKPTFGLVPMDNRPDAFSSHSPVGVFGPMARTVDDLALMLTVLVGQDDSDPFSVVPPETDYTDATDRDASEFDVAFTPDLDTFPVASSVTSICRDALDALAEAGATVTEADVDGPDKGTLNYAYGTEATPLFAVMAHHLEEEFGVDVTGEDAADLSSSFVQTVRMGDGYDAVDYLKTNAVRTELYDAVEAVLADHDALVMPTLSTPPLTHDEPYPSKIDGERAGGLPMDWGLTWPFNLTGHPVVAAPAGLTDDGLPVGLQIVGSRYDEADLLGIAAALEDANPWAEDYPDA; this is encoded by the coding sequence ATGTCGATAGCGTTCCGGTCCGCGACTGACCTCGCGGATGCGATTCGGACGGGGGAGGTATCGCCAGTCGAGGTGGTCGAGGCGTTCTTCGAGCGGATCGACGACCGCAACGACGAACTCAACGCCTACGTGAACGTCCTCAAACATCGCGCACGCGAACAGGCCCGAGAAGCCGAGGCGGCGGTCGAAGACGGAGAGGACCTCGGCCCGCTCCACGGCGTCCCCGTCGCGATCAAGGACCTCCACATGGAGATCGATGGCGTTCCCCACACCATGGGACTCGCGCCGCTCGCCGACAACGTGGCCGAGGAGTCCAGCGTGATCGTCGAACGACTGGAAGAAGCCGGGGCGATCCCGCTGGGGACGACCAACACGCCCGAACTGGGGCACACGATGCGGACGTACAACGAGTTGGTCGGGCCGACGCCGACGCCGTTCGACCCCGAGGGCGAGTACAACGCCGGCGGCTCCTCCGGCGGATCGGCGGCGGCCCTCGCCGCGGGGCTCACACCGCTGGCGACCGGCTCGGACGTCGGCGGGTCGCTGCGGAACCCCGCGTCGTGCTGTCACGTCGTCTCGGTCAAGCCGACGTTCGGCCTCGTTCCGATGGACAACCGGCCGGACGCGTTCAGTTCGCACTCGCCGGTCGGGGTCTTCGGGCCGATGGCCCGGACCGTCGACGACCTCGCGCTCATGCTCACTGTCCTGGTCGGCCAGGACGACAGCGATCCCTTCAGCGTCGTCCCGCCCGAGACCGACTACACGGACGCGACCGACCGCGACGCAAGCGAGTTCGACGTCGCGTTCACGCCGGATCTCGACACCTTCCCGGTGGCCTCGTCCGTCACGTCGATCTGTCGGGACGCCCTCGACGCGCTGGCCGAGGCTGGCGCGACGGTCACGGAGGCCGACGTGGACGGGCCGGACAAGGGCACCCTGAACTACGCCTACGGGACGGAGGCGACGCCACTGTTCGCGGTCATGGCCCACCACCTGGAGGAGGAGTTCGGCGTGGACGTGACCGGCGAGGACGCCGCGGACCTCTCCAGCAGTTTCGTCCAGACCGTCCGGATGGGCGACGGGTACGACGCCGTCGACTACCTGAAGACCAACGCGGTGCGGACGGAGCTGTACGACGCGGTCGAGGCCGTGCTGGCCGACCACGACGCACTGGTGATGCCGACGCTCTCGACGCCGCCGCTGACCCACGACGAACCCTATCCCTCGAAGATCGACGGCGAGCGCGCCGGCGGGCTACCGATGGACTGGGGCCTCACCTGGCCGTTCAATCTGACCGGCCACCCGGTCGTGGCCGCACCGGCAGGCCTCACCGACGACGGCCTCCCCGTGGGACTCCAGATCGTCGGATCGCGGTACGACGAGGCCGACCTGCTCGGCATCGCGGCCGCGCTCGAAGACGCGAACCCCTGGGCCGAAGACTATCCTGACGCCTGA